The following are encoded in a window of Vigna unguiculata cultivar IT97K-499-35 chromosome 8, ASM411807v1, whole genome shotgun sequence genomic DNA:
- the LOC114193125 gene encoding patatin-like protein 2 — protein sequence MAAMKNHVSPVPRESDEKHLVTVLSIDGGGIRGIIPGIILGFLESELQRLDGDDDVRLADYFDVIAGTSTGGLVTAMLTAPNENNRPLYAAKDLKRFYLENSPKFFPQNKCWNLIASVMKFSKTMFGPSYDGKYLHQLIRERLGETRLHQTLTNVVIPTFDIKRLQPTIFSTFQLRKRPDLNALLSDICISTSAAPTYLPAHYFETKTQHGHVMGKFDLIDGGVAANNPTLVAMAEVTNQISHEGQGGSLKVEAMQYDRFLVLSLGTGSQKQESKYSAKEAADWGILSWVSTTSGSTPLIDAFTQASADMVDFHISSVFRALNSEQNYLRIQDDTLTGNLSSVDMATEENLNELVSVGESLLDKPVSRINLKTGVYESARPSETNKEALTRFAIRLSKQKRFRKSEMSANNGNSQKTVV from the exons ATGGCAGCAATGAAAAACCATGTATCTCCAGTTCCAAGAGAATCTGATGAGAAACACCTTGTTACTGTGCTTAGTATTGATGGTGGTGGCATTCGGGGAATCATTCCAGGAATCATTCTTGGTTTCCTCGAATCAGAGCTTCAG AGGCttgatggtgatgatgatgtAAGATTAGCAGATTACTTTGATGTGATTGCAGGAACAAGCACTGGTGGATTGGTCACTGCAATGCTTACCGCTCCAAATGAAAATAATCGACCATTGTATGCAGCCAAAGATCTTAAGCGTTTCTACCTTGAAAATTCTCCAAAATTCTTCCCACAGAACAA GTGCTGGAATTTAATCGCTTCTGTGATGAAGTTCAGCAAGACTATGTTTGGACCATCGTACGATGGGAAGTATTTACACCAGCTTATTAGGGAAAGACTAGGGGAAACAAGGTTGCACCAGACATTGACCAATGTTGTCATCCCAACATTTGACATCAAACGCCTTCAACCTACCATCTTTTCCACCTTCCAG TTGAGGAAGAGGCCAGATTTGAATGCATTGTTGTCGGATATATGCATTTCAACTTCAGCAGCTCCGACCTATCTTCCAGCACATTACTTCGAAACCAAAACCCAACATGGTCATGTCATGGGAAAGTTTGACCTAATAGACGGTGGCGTCGCAGCAAATAACCCG ACACTGGTGGCCATGGCAGAAGTGACAAACCAAATTTCCCACGAAGGGCAAGGTGGTAGCTTGAAGGTGGAAGCCATGCAATACGATAGGTTTTTGGTGTTATCATTGGGAACAGGTTCTCAGAAACAGGAATCGAAATACAGTGCTAAAGAAGCTGCTGATTGGGGTATCTTGAGCTGGGTTTCCACAACCAGTGGCAGCACCCCTTTAATTGATGCCTTCACTCAAGCCAGTGCTGACATGGTTGATTTTCACATTTCCTCCGTTTTTCGAGCACTCAATTCTGAACAAAACTACCTTAGAATCCAG GACGATACGTTAACTGGGAACTTATCTTCTGTGGACATGGCCACTGAGGAGAATTTGAATGAACTGGTCTCCGTTGGGGAATCATTGTTGGATAAACCAGTTTCCAGGATTAACTTGAAGACTGGAGTTTACGAATCTGCTAGACCCTCTGAAACAAACAAAGAAGCCTTGACCAG